A window from Setaria italica strain Yugu1 chromosome VIII, Setaria_italica_v2.0, whole genome shotgun sequence encodes these proteins:
- the LOC101778766 gene encoding BTB/POZ and MATH domain-containing protein 3 translates to MPSSPGPAIVDPGRSNASTIAADMETGSHELTVRGYSGTKGLGVGKGILSLLVDDDQGDNGDVKAQFKFCLLDQGEPVPSYTLTSKRQEFARIKSHAWGWAKFIRRKELEESPHIEDDTFRISCHVTVPKIRAEETQVHFLTSPSKTDLHRHLRDLLESNVGADVKFRVGRETFTAHRSILAARSPVFRAELFGWMKEKWAAQVRIDDMEPRVFGAMLHFIYTDSLPQIEGDRRVMAQHLLVAADRYCLVGLKMICEDMLRNFIDTNTAATTLELAEQQGCRRLKERCLNFLKNPGNTIAVMATDGFEHLMSSYPSLVKDLLAKVSP, encoded by the exons ATGCCCAGCTCTCCCGGCCCTGCCATCGTCGACCCCGGGCGCAGCAACGCGTCGACCATCGCCGCCGACATGGAGACCGGCTCGCACGAGCTCACCGTCCGCGGCTACTCGGGCACCAAGGGGCTCGGCGTCGGCAAGGGCATCCTCTCC CTGCTCGTCGACGATGATCAAGGAGACAACGGCGACGTCAAGGCACAGTTCAAGTTCTGCTTGCTGGACCAGGGAGAACCCGTGCCATCGTACACCCTGACTAGCAAGAGGCAGGAATTCGCCCGCATCAAATCTCACGCATGGGGTTGGGCCAAGTTCATCAGGCGCAAGGAGTTGGAGGAGTCTCCTCACATCGAAGACGATACATTCCGGATCAGCTGCCATGTCACTGTCCCCAAGATCCGGGCCGAGGAAACCCAAGTGCACTTCCTCACATCGCCTTCGAAGACGGACCTGCACCGGCATCTTCGTGATCTCCTAGAGAGCAATGTGGGAGCGGACGTCaagttcagggtcggcagggaGACGTTCACGGCGCACCGGAGCATCCTCGCCGCTCGATCACCGGTTTTCAGGGCGGAGCTCTTCGGTTGGATGAAGGAGAAGTGGGCGGCTCAAGTCCGGATCGATGACATGGAGCCGAGGGTGTTTGGAGCCATGCTCCACTTCATATACACCGACTCGTTGCCTCAGATAGAAGGTGACAGGAGGGTGATGGCGCAGCATCTTCTCGTTGCGGCAGACAGGTACTGCCTGGTGGGGCTGAAGATGATCTGCGAGGACATGTTGCGCAACTTCATCGACACCAACACGGCGGCGACTACTCTGGAACTGGCTGAGCAGCAAGGCTGCCGTCGTCTCAAGGAAAGATGCTTGAACTTCCTTAAGAATCCCGGCAATACAATTGCAGTCATGGCGACCGATGGCTTTGAGCATCTAATGAGCAGTTACCCCTCTCTTGTCAAGGACCTTCTTGCCAAGGTTTCTCCCTGA
- the LOC101779175 gene encoding BTB/POZ and MATH domain-containing protein 2 gives MPNSSAPAVVDGRRSSASTIAADMVTGSHELTISGYSGTKGIGIGTCIKSSAFTIGGHSWCIMYYPDGEQQESADWISLYLERLDKGKDDVTARFRLSLLDQAGEPVPSVDYLSEQRTFTSATRTLGYRKFVRRNGLESSSFLKGDSFRIRCHLTVVKIRAETARVQFHVPPSTDLHRHFGDLLDSKVGADVKFNVGRETFTAHRNVLAARSPVFKAQLFGWMKEKKAAQIRIDDIEPRVFRAMLHFIYTDSLPEIDEGDIRVMAQHLLVAADRYGLERLKLVCEDVLRNFIDTSTVATTLALAEQHGCHGLKEGCFKFLESPGIMKAVVAADGFDHLMSSCPSVVKELLGKVFP, from the coding sequence ATGCCGAACTCCTCGGCTCCTGCCGTCGTCGACGGCCGCCGCAGCAGCGCGTCGACCATCGCCGCCGATATGGTGACCGGCTCGCACGAGCTCACCATCAGCGGCTACTCCGGCACCAAGGGCATCGGCATCGGCACGTGCATCAAGTCCTCAGCGTTCACCATAGGAGGACACAGCTGGTGCATCATGTACTACCCAGACGGTGAACAGCAGGAGAGCGCCGATTGGATATCCCTGTATCTTGAACGGCTGGATAAAGGCAAAGACGACGTCACGGCGCGATTCAGATTGAGCCTACTCGATCAGGCCGGAGAGCCCGTGCCGTCAGTCGATTACTTGAGCGAGCAACGCACGTTCACCAGCGCAACAAGGACATTGGGCTACCGTAAGTTCGTCAGAAGGAACGGGTTGGAGTCATCATCTTTTCTCAAAGGCGACAGCTTCCGGATCCGATGCCATCTCACCGTGGTTAAGATCCGGGCGGAGACAGCCCGCGTGCAGTTCCATGTCCCACCATCCACGGACCTGCACCGGCATTTCGGTGATCTACTAGACAGCAAAGTGGGAGCTGATGTGAAGTTCAATGTTGGGAGGGAGACGTTCACGGCGCACCGGAACGTCCTCGCCGCTCGCTCGCCGGTCTTCAAGGCGCAGCTCTTCGGTTGGatgaaggagaagaaggcggcTCAGATCCGGATCGACGACATCGAACCGAGGGTGTTCAGGGCCATGCTCCACTTCATATACACCGACTCGCTGCCTGAGATCGACGAGGGTGATATTAGGGTGATGGCGCAGCATCTTCTCGTTGCGGCGGACAGGTATGGCTTGGAGAGATTAAAGTTGGTCTGCGAGGACGTGTTGCGCAACTTCATTGACACGAGCACCGTCGCCACTACTTTGGCGCTTGCTGAGCAGCACGGGTGCCATGGGCTGAAAGAGGGGTGTTTCAAGTTCTTAGAGTCTCCGGGTATTATGAAGGCAGTCGTGGCCGCTGATGGCTTTGATCATCTCATGAGCAGCTGCCCCTCAGTTGTCAAGGAGCTGCTCGGCAAGGTTTTTCCTTGA